In Mangrovivirga cuniculi, the following proteins share a genomic window:
- a CDS encoding HigA family addiction module antitoxin codes for MKKLPNIHPGEVLKEEFLEPLNISAYRLSKETFIPQTRISEIIHGRRRITADTALRFSKFFGTSAKFWMGLQDDFDLEEQKEKSKQEIQDIKNYSNVA; via the coding sequence ATGAAAAAGCTACCTAATATACATCCTGGAGAAGTTCTTAAAGAAGAATTTTTAGAGCCTTTAAATATAAGTGCATATAGATTATCAAAGGAAACTTTTATTCCTCAGACAAGAATAAGTGAAATTATTCATGGTAGAAGAAGAATCACTGCTGATACTGCACTAAGGTTTTCAAAGTTTTTTGGGACCTCAGCTAAATTCTGGATGGGGTTACAGGACGATTTTGATCTAGAAGAACAAAAAGAGAAATCAAAACAAGAAATACAGGACATTAAAAATTATAGTAACGTAGCCTAA
- a CDS encoding ABC transporter permease/M1 family aminopeptidase, translated as MFWNIFTFELKYRFTRPATYIYFSLLAFVAFLLIASGNTPASEKVFHNAPVMIAELQLLISLFAIFLASAVMGVPLYRDLEHKTGTFMFSYPISESAYFMGRFWGSFVTLVFISLGVAAGIYLGSIIGPATGWTEASRFGPNRFVNYFQPYFTMMLPNLWLSGTLFFALIVFKRNIKSIYSGGIIVFIVYLLANFLSQDIENKDLVQILDPFALNSFNYQTRYLTAYEQNNFLLAVQGNLLANRLLWTGVGILFFVAAYFRFSFNYFFKTKQKKSKQKEASKYTALKERLVGVSFKGSYHWNSLITLSKIEVRNVLKDVYFRSILLGGLVFLVIDFWIGQTLYSVPSHPVTSVLMEYKGFDYSIFVFIILVFFTGETLHRDKTTGYSKINDTFPVKDGVIIGSKFLGMAFVAFILATLPIIVGLAVQTLKGYHEYHLTTYLIDCYLITFPDYLQMIMLVFAVHLLVNNKFAGHAASIGVWLIIIVLRQFADYNFNLFFYSYKPNYRWSEMNGLGHFGEPLFWFNLYWTLFGISLVLFFSIFYNRGTENNFKKRIQNAKSKLFNKSTVVGYFSFILALGVGAYIYNNVVYVNTYLTADEQLERQAHYEKQLKKYEFIPQPKIIDINLAADLYPKKREAYFDAQVTMVNKTDTPIDSIHLAGGSLSSYDLIYEDKVLDYRYPLNYKAPKFQVFGEGNEYEWYRIYKMPYTLQPGDTIKMQIKSSITNKGFANSGYSREIVYNGTFIGGGIPDIGYSSRSEISSDEKRREYNLPEKDYELPPHDDPYGRRTLLFSDEADLISFEATISTEPDQIAIAPGYIQKEWTEGDRRYFHYIQDTPIQAFFNIVSADYEVHKDETTLPNGQKVAIEIYYHDKHDYNLDRFKAAYKDGLTYFSETYGSFQFRQMRLLEFPRYAGFAQSFPNTVPFSESFGWLADFDDPNSFDYTYYVTAHELAHQWWGHQITPNYTRGANLISEALAEYSALVLTERKYGKDNMKRFLKDELDDYLRGRSGESKKENTFINCNRSYQWYNKGSLILYGLRDLIGPVAIDSALKEFRNEFALREEPPYPGSSDLYRHLKNHTPDSLQYYLEDTWNKITLYENKTNEATAEMLADSTYKVTLDISSAKMYADSLGMETAANYDADYIDIGVFAEDELDENGRTKKVPLYLKKHKISAGQHTVEIIVNEEPAKAGIDPLNKLIDRIPDDNLISVSID; from the coding sequence ATGTTCTGGAATATTTTCACCTTTGAACTAAAATACAGGTTCACCAGACCTGCTACTTATATATATTTTAGCCTTTTAGCATTTGTTGCCTTTTTATTGATCGCTTCGGGAAACACACCCGCTTCAGAAAAAGTGTTTCACAATGCACCGGTAATGATTGCCGAATTACAATTACTCATTTCTTTATTCGCTATCTTTTTAGCCTCTGCAGTAATGGGAGTTCCTCTATATCGCGACCTTGAGCATAAAACAGGAACATTTATGTTTAGTTATCCGATTTCCGAAAGTGCTTATTTCATGGGCCGTTTTTGGGGATCTTTCGTCACCCTGGTTTTTATTTCATTGGGTGTGGCAGCGGGTATTTACCTGGGAAGTATAATCGGACCGGCTACCGGCTGGACTGAAGCCAGTCGATTTGGCCCTAATAGATTTGTCAATTATTTCCAGCCTTATTTTACTATGATGCTCCCTAACCTTTGGTTATCAGGAACATTATTCTTTGCATTAATCGTTTTTAAAAGAAATATCAAATCGATCTATTCTGGAGGTATAATTGTTTTTATAGTTTACCTACTGGCAAATTTTTTATCTCAGGATATAGAAAATAAGGACCTGGTGCAAATACTGGATCCATTCGCGCTTAACTCTTTTAATTACCAGACAAGATACCTGACAGCTTATGAGCAGAATAACTTCCTGCTAGCTGTTCAAGGCAATTTGTTAGCCAACAGGTTATTGTGGACCGGCGTAGGAATATTGTTCTTTGTAGCGGCTTATTTCAGATTCAGTTTTAATTACTTCTTTAAAACAAAGCAAAAGAAATCCAAGCAAAAAGAAGCCTCTAAATATACTGCCCTTAAAGAGCGTCTAGTAGGTGTTAGCTTCAAAGGTAGCTACCATTGGAACAGCTTAATTACATTGAGTAAAATAGAAGTTCGAAATGTATTAAAAGATGTTTACTTCAGATCGATCTTATTAGGAGGATTGGTATTTCTAGTCATTGACTTCTGGATTGGCCAGACTTTATATAGTGTTCCTTCACACCCGGTCACATCTGTTCTAATGGAGTATAAAGGATTTGATTACAGTATTTTTGTCTTTATCATCCTGGTATTCTTTACTGGTGAAACGCTTCACAGAGATAAAACAACCGGATACAGTAAAATTAATGATACTTTCCCGGTAAAAGATGGGGTAATAATCGGTTCTAAATTCCTGGGAATGGCATTTGTAGCATTTATATTAGCTACATTACCAATCATCGTAGGACTTGCAGTTCAAACTCTGAAAGGGTATCATGAATACCACCTGACAACTTATCTGATAGATTGTTACCTCATTACATTTCCTGATTACCTTCAAATGATAATGCTGGTATTTGCCGTGCACCTATTGGTAAATAATAAATTTGCAGGACATGCCGCTAGTATTGGAGTTTGGCTGATTATTATCGTATTAAGACAGTTTGCTGATTACAATTTCAACCTGTTTTTTTACTCCTATAAACCAAATTACAGGTGGTCAGAAATGAATGGCCTGGGTCATTTTGGTGAACCCCTATTCTGGTTTAATCTCTATTGGACGCTCTTTGGTATTTCCCTTGTCCTATTCTTTTCTATTTTCTACAACCGAGGAACAGAAAATAATTTTAAAAAGAGAATTCAAAATGCTAAAAGTAAGCTCTTCAACAAATCGACGGTTGTGGGTTATTTCTCATTCATTTTAGCCCTGGGAGTTGGTGCTTATATATATAATAATGTGGTATATGTAAATACTTATCTAACAGCCGATGAACAATTAGAAAGACAAGCGCATTATGAAAAGCAACTCAAAAAATATGAGTTTATCCCTCAACCAAAAATCATTGACATTAATTTAGCTGCAGACCTGTATCCAAAGAAAAGGGAAGCCTATTTCGATGCGCAGGTGACGATGGTCAATAAAACTGATACACCAATTGATTCAATTCACTTAGCTGGAGGGTCATTGTCTTCTTATGATTTAATATATGAAGATAAAGTATTAGACTATCGATACCCATTGAATTATAAAGCACCTAAATTCCAGGTTTTCGGTGAAGGAAATGAATATGAATGGTATAGAATATATAAAATGCCTTATACCCTTCAACCTGGTGACACGATTAAAATGCAGATCAAAAGTTCCATTACAAACAAAGGTTTTGCTAATAGTGGTTATAGCAGGGAAATAGTCTATAATGGTACCTTCATCGGTGGTGGAATACCGGATATAGGTTATTCTAGTCGATCAGAAATTAGCAGTGATGAAAAAAGAAGAGAATATAATCTTCCGGAAAAAGATTATGAATTACCACCTCATGATGATCCGTATGGTAGAAGAACACTCTTATTTTCAGATGAGGCTGATTTGATCAGTTTTGAAGCAACAATTAGTACTGAGCCTGATCAAATTGCCATTGCACCCGGTTATATTCAGAAAGAATGGACAGAAGGTGATCGAAGGTATTTCCATTATATCCAGGATACACCGATACAGGCGTTTTTTAATATTGTATCTGCAGATTATGAGGTTCATAAGGACGAAACCACTTTACCAAATGGTCAAAAGGTAGCGATAGAAATCTACTACCACGATAAACACGACTACAACCTCGATCGCTTCAAGGCTGCCTATAAAGATGGGTTAACCTACTTCTCAGAAACTTACGGTAGTTTCCAATTCAGGCAAATGAGATTACTGGAGTTTCCTCGTTATGCAGGTTTTGCACAATCATTCCCAAATACCGTTCCTTTCTCTGAAAGTTTTGGATGGCTGGCAGATTTTGATGATCCGAATAGTTTTGACTACACCTATTATGTAACGGCCCATGAGCTGGCACACCAATGGTGGGGTCATCAGATAACACCTAATTACACCAGAGGAGCCAACTTAATATCTGAAGCTTTAGCCGAATATTCAGCATTAGTGCTTACTGAAAGGAAATACGGCAAAGACAACATGAAACGCTTTCTAAAAGATGAGTTGGATGACTACTTAAGAGGCAGATCCGGTGAAAGTAAAAAAGAAAATACTTTTATCAACTGTAATAGGTCTTACCAGTGGTACAACAAGGGAAGTTTGATATTGTATGGATTAAGAGATCTCATTGGTCCGGTAGCTATAGATAGTGCTCTGAAAGAGTTCAGAAATGAATTCGCATTAAGAGAAGAACCTCCTTATCCGGGCAGTTCAGACTTATACAGACATTTAAAGAATCATACGCCTGATAGTTTACAGTATTATTTAGAAGATACCTGGAACAAAATCACCTTGTATGAGAATAAAACCAATGAAGCTACTGCTGAAATGTTAGCAGACAGCACCTATAAAGTAACCCTGGATATCTCTTCAGCTAAAATGTATGCAGACAGTCTGGGAATGGAAACAGCAGCGAATTATGATGCCGATTATATAGATATTGGTGTATTCGCTGAGGATGAATTAGACGAAAACGGCCGGACGAAGAAAGTCCCGTTATACTTGAAAAAACACAAGATATCGGCCGGGCAGCATACGGTGGAGATTATTGTAAATGAGGAGCCTGCAAAAGCAGGTATCGATCCATTAAATAAATTAATAGACCGAATTCCTGACGACAATCTCATAAGCGTATCTATAGATTAA
- a CDS encoding alpha/beta hydrolase-fold protein: MKIARLLLLFIISSTTYGQEVDTLTFYSKAFQEVRTVYVHKPDFYKYKSDSVKLPVIYLLDGQHEWFINPILSDIKYLQYTHEIPNAIVVVVPHKNRKKECGIVDLKKELPLDAFITKELDKKLLKYNPSNIKVIIGHSFSASFSLYSYYKHPDYYTSVIANTPLDELELLVTSFRENNKIEKSKILISIGGISRSKDYYHRRKYNELKIKHPAFFNSIKVFEADYSAHNAVPIVSTPILLTRVFENFRGRFSHIAKVNEEYKLISTPEKPENEVKKVIAASKIGNSFYPAEIAEINGIASRYWNSDYIDITTEIYKLGIQYYPNYYEFYLSLYELTANKDKAKSKEYLEKAEFLLETVENTWEGKSEILKEIRTEKIKNSW; encoded by the coding sequence ATGAAAATTGCAAGATTATTGTTATTATTTATCATTTCATCAACAACATATGGACAGGAAGTAGATACACTAACTTTTTACTCAAAAGCATTTCAAGAAGTAAGAACCGTATATGTTCACAAACCAGATTTTTACAAATATAAATCGGATTCTGTAAAGCTTCCAGTAATATATTTACTTGATGGACAACATGAATGGTTTATAAATCCGATACTTTCAGACATAAAATATTTACAATATACGCACGAAATCCCAAATGCAATAGTAGTTGTTGTTCCTCATAAAAACCGGAAGAAAGAATGTGGAATTGTAGATTTAAAAAAAGAATTACCCCTTGATGCTTTCATTACGAAAGAACTTGACAAAAAGCTTTTAAAGTATAATCCAAGTAATATTAAAGTAATTATTGGTCACTCCTTTTCAGCATCATTTTCACTCTATTCATATTACAAACATCCAGACTATTACACTTCTGTAATAGCAAACACGCCACTTGATGAATTGGAGTTGTTAGTTACAAGTTTCCGAGAAAATAATAAAATTGAAAAAAGCAAAATTTTGATAAGTATAGGTGGAATATCACGAAGTAAAGACTACTATCATCGAAGAAAGTATAATGAACTAAAAATAAAGCATCCAGCCTTTTTTAATTCAATCAAAGTGTTTGAAGCCGACTATTCCGCACATAATGCTGTACCAATAGTATCAACACCAATTCTTCTAACAAGAGTATTTGAAAATTTTAGAGGTAGATTCTCGCATATTGCAAAAGTTAATGAAGAATATAAATTGATTTCTACACCCGAAAAGCCAGAAAATGAAGTTAAAAAAGTAATCGCAGCATCAAAAATTGGAAATTCTTTTTATCCAGCTGAAATAGCTGAAATTAATGGAATCGCTTCGAGATACTGGAATAGTGATTATATTGACATAACTACAGAAATATATAAATTGGGAATACAATATTACCCTAACTATTACGAATTTTATTTATCGCTCTACGAGTTAACAGCTAATAAAGACAAAGCAAAATCAAAAGAGTATTTAGAAAAGGCAGAGTTTCTTTTGGAAACAGTTGAAAATACTTGGGAAGGAAAGAGTGAAATTCTGAAAGAAATACGAACTGAAAAAATAAAAAACAGCTGGTAA
- a CDS encoding DUF4274 domain-containing protein yields MLNDKEKHLINSFEGNNNLKKWIKSIKESNNPFFLKESAETYNWDDGFELPSIIANHPYCDKGTALTLFWLAEGIVYHKGEIAKDEYNGDWVNFCEMIGDKLINETYKEGAVSFNPGLSRVSIYKYKKCGIPEAPYKPVEGVKNR; encoded by the coding sequence ATGCTAAATGATAAAGAAAAACATTTGATAAATTCCTTTGAAGGTAATAACAACCTTAAAAAATGGATAAAATCAATTAAAGAGTCTAACAACCCTTTTTTTCTCAAAGAAAGTGCTGAGACATACAACTGGGATGACGGATTTGAACTTCCCTCAATTATTGCAAATCATCCATATTGTGATAAAGGAACAGCTCTAACTTTGTTTTGGTTAGCGGAGGGTATTGTTTATCATAAAGGAGAAATAGCGAAGGATGAATACAATGGAGATTGGGTTAATTTTTGCGAAATGATTGGAGACAAATTAATAAATGAAACTTATAAGGAAGGCGCAGTTAGTTTCAATCCTGGACTAAGCAGGGTGTCAATATATAAATATAAAAAGTGTGGAATTCCAGAAGCACCTTATAAACCGGTAGAAGGAGTAAAAAACAGATAA
- a CDS encoding VOC family protein, which translates to MNDNQNNPFEDSALTTILVVSDIDQSKAFYVDVLGAKIFRKYGGDSLVLEFLGNWILLVTPGGPTEDKPDTHFVVPVNKDKVSHSYTIRVKDCNKSYEILKDKGADFITPPFTRGAETRCFFRDPDGHLFEISEYRG; encoded by the coding sequence ATGAATGATAATCAGAATAACCCATTTGAAGACTCAGCGCTAACTACCATTTTAGTGGTGTCTGATATCGACCAATCCAAAGCTTTCTATGTAGATGTATTAGGGGCAAAAATATTTCGTAAATACGGGGGTGATTCATTGGTCTTGGAGTTTTTGGGGAATTGGATTTTACTGGTGACCCCGGGAGGCCCAACAGAGGATAAACCCGACACTCATTTTGTAGTCCCTGTGAATAAAGATAAGGTAAGTCATTCTTATACCATTCGAGTGAAAGACTGCAATAAGTCCTACGAAATATTAAAAGATAAAGGAGCAGACTTCATAACACCTCCCTTTACCCGGGGAGCGGAAACCCGATGTTTCTTTCGGGATCCTGATGGCCATTTATTTGAGATAAGTGAATACAGAGGATAA
- a CDS encoding type II toxin-antitoxin system RelE/ParE family toxin, protein MIKTFGDKETEKVFDGVRSKKLPEDIQRIGRRKLRMINNSFSINDLRIPPANKLEKLSGDLKDYHSIRINKQWRIIFRWENNDAFDVSIVDYH, encoded by the coding sequence TTGATAAAGACATTTGGAGATAAAGAAACTGAGAAAGTCTTTGATGGAGTAAGATCAAAAAAACTTCCAGAGGACATTCAAAGAATCGGCAGACGTAAGCTAAGAATGATTAACAACTCATTTTCAATAAATGATTTAAGAATTCCTCCTGCTAACAAATTAGAAAAACTATCTGGTGATCTTAAAGATTATCATAGTATTAGAATTAATAAGCAGTGGAGAATAATTTTCAGATGGGAAAACAATGATGCTTTTGATGTTTCAATTGTTGATTATCATTAA
- a CDS encoding ABC transporter ATP-binding protein: protein MSKLTINNLSKTYPNGVQALKNVSLEIGNGMFGLLGPNGAGKSSLMRTIATLQDADTGTITLDDLDVSENKQQIREKLGYLPQDFGLYPRINAEVMLDHIAQMKGIGNKSDRKYVVESLLNKVNLYSHRKKGLGTYSGGMRQRFGIAQALVGDPSLIIVDEPTAGLDPSERNRFYNLLSEIGENTIVILSTHIVEDVTTLCSNMAIICAGEVLMQGKPKEGIESLEGRIYKKAIQKEDLDEYKTNYNVISTKLIEGSLSLRVESEEDPKNGFEPAKADLEDVYFSYISKKVDPVTL, encoded by the coding sequence ATGAGCAAATTAACTATCAACAACCTTTCTAAAACCTATCCCAACGGTGTTCAGGCACTTAAAAATGTTTCTCTCGAAATCGGCAATGGAATGTTTGGTCTCTTAGGTCCTAACGGAGCCGGAAAATCGTCGTTGATGAGAACTATTGCTACTTTACAAGATGCAGATACAGGGACTATTACCCTTGATGACCTGGATGTTTCTGAAAACAAGCAGCAAATCAGAGAGAAGCTGGGTTATCTTCCTCAGGACTTTGGATTATACCCTAGAATTAATGCCGAAGTAATGCTAGACCATATTGCTCAAATGAAGGGTATTGGGAATAAATCAGATAGAAAATATGTCGTTGAAAGTTTACTCAATAAGGTTAACCTTTATAGTCACCGAAAGAAAGGATTAGGTACTTATTCTGGCGGAATGCGTCAAAGATTTGGTATTGCCCAGGCCCTTGTTGGTGATCCATCTCTTATAATCGTTGATGAACCAACTGCAGGATTGGATCCATCAGAAAGAAATAGGTTTTACAACTTATTAAGTGAAATCGGAGAAAATACTATCGTTATTTTATCAACACATATAGTAGAGGATGTAACTACCTTATGTTCTAATATGGCAATTATTTGTGCCGGAGAAGTATTGATGCAGGGTAAGCCAAAAGAAGGAATTGAGAGTTTAGAAGGAAGAATTTATAAAAAAGCAATTCAGAAAGAAGACCTTGATGAATATAAAACGAACTACAATGTGATTTCCACGAAATTGATTGAAGGAAGTCTTAGTTTAAGAGTAGAAAGTGAAGAAGATCCTAAAAATGGATTTGAACCGGCAAAAGCTGATCTGGAAGATGTTTACTTCAGCTATATTTCAAAAAAAGTCGATCCTGTAACTCTTTAA
- a CDS encoding XAC2610-related protein has translation MRQIIFTLIVISIIIGCDSKPSGQRNFESKSIPEETGRNEKPDKEYPFQFPELPENGFVIKPKIYSVKFRSRSLYKSDSIEFDVYAEIDTTGNGQIKQITFYHDEDSFDIRYFNYPIFSIEDIVNFEKGPKVYFEDYNFDDFPDVAIHNREASGVKNQMYTVYLYNSERNKYYKNKFLSKVVNPSIDYESKTLTTFGQGGMASQIYSKKLYRWNNGDFELIKYENQTYSDSLNRFIRTTKTLEDSGWTVKVDTLKDELTR, from the coding sequence ATGAGACAAATAATATTTACTTTAATCGTAATCTCAATAATAATCGGATGTGATTCGAAACCATCCGGACAACGAAATTTTGAAAGTAAATCAATCCCTGAAGAAACTGGTAGAAATGAAAAGCCAGATAAAGAATACCCCTTTCAGTTCCCTGAATTACCAGAAAATGGCTTTGTAATAAAACCAAAAATTTACTCTGTTAAGTTTAGATCAAGGAGCCTTTACAAATCAGACTCAATCGAATTTGATGTATATGCTGAAATCGATACAACAGGAAATGGTCAAATAAAGCAAATAACTTTCTATCATGACGAAGATTCTTTTGATATAAGATATTTTAATTATCCTATATTTAGTATTGAGGATATTGTGAACTTTGAAAAGGGTCCTAAGGTCTATTTTGAAGACTATAATTTTGATGATTTCCCGGATGTAGCAATTCACAACAGGGAAGCAAGTGGTGTAAAGAATCAGATGTATACTGTTTACTTATACAATAGTGAAAGGAATAAATACTATAAAAATAAGTTTCTCTCAAAAGTCGTTAATCCATCTATAGATTACGAATCAAAAACCCTGACTACTTTCGGACAAGGAGGTATGGCAAGCCAGATATATTCTAAAAAATTATATAGATGGAATAACGGAGATTTCGAACTTATCAAATATGAAAACCAAACTTATTCAGACTCTTTGAATCGTTTTATTCGGACTACAAAGACACTTGAAGATTCAGGTTGGACTGTCAAAGTTGATACATTAAAAGATGAGTTGACCCGGTAA
- a CDS encoding amidohydrolase family protein — MIKSLEVQGHNYLKDTVAESFKIKNGKASWESNSETGQTESKNAFYIGINSTPGSWELLVRKLLEANSVDLYPNGNTKLTSVSDHSIGDTLQLKLVEFVGISFEPSYVWFDEDNRFFASPSSWLTTIRKGYESIGSHLYKLQTAKQKENYKRIADELTTQPKGKLVIKNVNVFNSEDGSMMENKTVIVNGNTIEQVTDDADVEENAMIIDGSGKTLMPGLFDMHGHLSRSDGILNLAGGVTSVRDMANNFELPTVRDEFNKNTVLGPRILIMSGFIDQAGPYAGPTGKIVKSLEEGLEAIQFYHDRGYQQIKLYSSIDPSWVKPMAEKTHELGMRLSGHIPSYMIAEQAINDGYDEIQHINMIALNFLGDTIDTRTPLRFSMPGKYAHQIDIEGEEFQKLVKLLKEKDIVIDPTVSIFEGMLTSKAGEPNPSFDTILDRLPIQVKRAFYSGGLPMTDEERPVYKKSYEHMLKMVKALHDAGIRLVAGTDSMVGFGLHKELENYVRAGISVGDVLQIATVNAANITGNDNLGVIKEGYLADMIIIDGNPLEDISNIRRIETTIKDGKVYDCSKLYEAVGVAHFK, encoded by the coding sequence ATGATTAAATCTTTGGAGGTTCAGGGTCATAATTATCTGAAAGACACGGTAGCTGAAAGCTTTAAGATTAAAAATGGCAAGGCCAGTTGGGAAAGTAACTCCGAAACCGGACAAACGGAAAGTAAGAATGCCTTTTATATTGGGATCAATAGTACCCCGGGAAGTTGGGAACTATTGGTAAGAAAGTTATTAGAAGCCAATTCCGTTGACCTCTACCCGAATGGTAATACCAAATTGACTTCGGTTTCTGATCATTCAATTGGTGATACCCTCCAATTAAAGTTAGTTGAATTTGTCGGCATATCATTTGAGCCCAGCTATGTTTGGTTTGATGAAGACAATAGATTTTTCGCTTCCCCATCTTCGTGGCTTACTACTATAAGAAAAGGATATGAATCAATCGGCTCTCACCTATATAAGCTGCAAACTGCAAAGCAAAAAGAAAATTATAAAAGAATAGCAGATGAGCTTACTACCCAGCCAAAAGGAAAACTGGTAATCAAAAATGTCAATGTCTTTAATTCTGAAGACGGCTCAATGATGGAAAATAAAACTGTTATTGTTAACGGCAATACAATTGAACAAGTAACGGATGATGCTGATGTGGAAGAAAATGCTATGATAATTGACGGTAGTGGTAAAACACTAATGCCAGGTTTATTCGATATGCATGGTCACCTATCCCGATCAGACGGTATTTTAAATCTTGCAGGAGGTGTTACTTCTGTACGGGACATGGCAAATAATTTTGAGCTTCCCACTGTCAGAGATGAGTTTAATAAAAACACCGTGTTAGGTCCAAGGATTTTAATAATGAGTGGTTTTATCGATCAGGCAGGTCCTTATGCCGGTCCGACCGGTAAAATAGTGAAATCACTGGAAGAAGGATTAGAAGCTATACAGTTTTATCATGACCGGGGCTATCAGCAAATAAAATTGTATAGTTCTATTGATCCATCATGGGTGAAACCGATGGCAGAAAAAACTCATGAACTCGGCATGCGATTAAGTGGACATATTCCCTCCTACATGATTGCTGAACAGGCGATAAATGATGGATATGATGAAATCCAGCATATCAATATGATTGCCTTAAACTTCCTTGGTGACACCATTGATACCCGAACTCCGTTACGTTTTTCCATGCCGGGAAAATATGCTCATCAGATTGATATTGAAGGAGAAGAATTTCAGAAACTGGTTAAGCTTCTAAAAGAAAAAGATATAGTGATCGATCCAACAGTCTCGATTTTCGAAGGAATGCTTACCTCTAAGGCCGGTGAGCCCAATCCAAGTTTTGACACCATTTTAGACAGATTGCCTATTCAAGTAAAGAGAGCTTTCTATTCCGGTGGATTACCGATGACTGATGAAGAACGTCCGGTATATAAAAAGTCTTATGAACACATGTTAAAGATGGTAAAAGCGCTTCACGATGCCGGTATACGCCTCGTTGCCGGAACTGATTCGATGGTTGGCTTTGGCTTACATAAAGAATTAGAAAACTATGTAAGAGCTGGTATTTCTGTTGGCGACGTATTACAAATTGCTACAGTCAATGCCGCGAATATTACCGGTAATGATAATCTTGGAGTTATAAAGGAAGGCTATCTCGCCGATATGATCATCATAGATGGAAATCCCCTGGAAGATATTAGCAACATTCGAAGAATAGAAACGACAATTAAGGATGGTAAAGTCTATGATTGCAGTAAGCTTTATGAAGCAGTCGGTGTAGCACATTTTAAATAG
- a CDS encoding EF-Tu C-terminal domain-related protein — MTPEEFAKNFYLERKSLVDLYLNSDSESDVSKLIKDLKLDEQKTEKIRQILNGVLRDAFYTTLLGLDGEAQIGERQETYKIEDENGNELTGGEIESYAWEYFHNNKFESDHSKADFIATLTYKSTEQGGRKTAARSGYRPQVKFDFEEMQTSGQQTFIDRELVFPGDTVEAEINILSADFFENKLSENMEFEFREGATVIGTGRIKQIINEKLKKASR, encoded by the coding sequence ATGACACCTGAAGAATTTGCAAAGAATTTTTATTTAGAACGAAAATCCCTTGTGGACTTATATCTAAATTCAGACAGCGAAAGTGATGTTTCTAAACTGATTAAAGACTTAAAACTTGACGAGCAGAAGACTGAAAAAATTCGACAAATATTGAATGGCGTTCTAAGAGATGCATTTTATACAACTTTGTTAGGACTTGACGGTGAAGCTCAAATTGGAGAACGACAAGAAACATATAAAATTGAAGATGAAAACGGAAATGAATTGACAGGTGGTGAAATCGAAAGTTATGCTTGGGAATACTTCCACAACAACAAATTTGAGTCTGACCATTCAAAGGCTGACTTCATAGCAACATTAACATACAAGTCTACGGAACAAGGGGGACGAAAAACAGCAGCTAGATCAGGTTATAGACCGCAGGTAAAATTTGATTTTGAAGAAATGCAGACTTCGGGTCAACAAACCTTTATTGATAGAGAACTTGTTTTTCCTGGCGACACAGTCGAAGCAGAAATAAACATTTTATCAGCAGACTTTTTCGAAAATAAACTGAGTGAGAATATGGAATTTGAATTTAGAGAAGGAGCGACTGTTATTGGAACCGGAAGAATTAAGCAGATAATAAATGAAAAATTAAAAAAAGCCAGCAGGTAA